A stretch of Flavobacterium sp. N1994 DNA encodes these proteins:
- a CDS encoding TIM-barrel domain-containing protein, with translation MRKLLLLLLITTVSFAQNANRKFISLNQKDGIVNIKTNDGDYSIHFLSNKIVENSFIPKGQSNNLKSEAVVLNNVPYQFQILKNGNYLSFGTEYITVLVNKKPFQITYKDNENHTLLSEKLGYTKKDSTETLSFNLDNSEALYGGGARALGMNSRGNRLRLYNKAHYGYETQSELMNFCIPMVLSSKLYAVHFDNPAIGYLDLDSKKDNTLSYETISGRKTYQVIVGDSWTDLISNYTDLTGKQPLLPRWSFGNFASRFGYHSQDEVESTIRKFQENKIPVDAIILDLYWFGKEIKGTMGNLDWDKDKYPNPDKMISDLNAKGVKTILITEPFILTTSSKWQETVDKKVLVTDKTGKPATWDFYFGNTSVVDIFKPEGAAWFWSVYKRLINQGVGGLWGDLGEPEVFPSKVITAGGKADEVHNIYGHNWAKLIADGYKKDFPTQRPFILMRAGYSGSQRFGMVPWSGDVSRSWGGLQSQMEIALQMGMQGMAFMHSDLGGFAGDYFDNELYLRWLQYGVFQPIFRPHAQEEVASEVARKDIVTMAAAKKQVELRYQLMPYNYTLAFDNNQKGTPLMRPLFFEEPNNTALTSVAGTYFWGNNFLVNPITKAGVTSTEMYFPKSNNWFDFYTNEKHLAGTTETVKVTADYIPTYVRGGSFIPMIKTIQNTSAYSLDNFDLHYYFDASVSNSAGKVFNDDGSSPNAFEKGQYELLNFTSTNNGKSLVLKLEETVGKNYNATDKNVAVLIHNIKAKHIFVNGQEQFYKTFHEPMQVNVTLTKGTPSEIKIEY, from the coding sequence ATGAGAAAGCTACTACTCCTATTATTAATCACTACAGTTTCATTTGCGCAGAATGCAAACAGAAAATTTATAAGTTTAAATCAAAAGGATGGAATTGTCAACATTAAAACAAACGACGGAGACTATTCAATTCATTTTCTTAGCAATAAAATTGTTGAAAATTCCTTTATTCCAAAAGGGCAAAGCAACAATTTAAAATCGGAAGCTGTGGTATTGAATAATGTGCCTTACCAATTTCAAATATTGAAAAACGGAAATTATTTGTCTTTTGGAACTGAGTATATAACGGTTTTGGTAAATAAAAAGCCGTTCCAAATTACTTATAAAGACAATGAAAATCATACGCTACTATCTGAAAAATTAGGCTACACCAAAAAAGATTCTACCGAAACGTTGTCTTTCAATCTTGACAATTCGGAAGCATTATATGGTGGTGGTGCTCGTGCTTTAGGCATGAACAGTCGCGGCAATCGTTTGCGATTATACAACAAAGCGCATTATGGTTATGAAACGCAGTCTGAGCTAATGAACTTCTGTATTCCTATGGTATTGTCATCCAAGTTATATGCCGTTCATTTTGATAATCCTGCTATTGGATATTTGGATTTAGACAGCAAGAAAGACAACACTTTATCGTATGAAACTATATCGGGAAGAAAAACCTACCAAGTTATTGTGGGCGATTCTTGGACGGATTTGATTTCAAACTACACGGATTTAACTGGAAAACAACCATTACTGCCACGCTGGTCCTTTGGTAATTTTGCTAGTCGATTTGGATATCATTCACAAGATGAAGTAGAAAGTACCATTAGAAAATTTCAAGAAAACAAAATTCCTGTTGATGCGATAATTCTTGATTTGTATTGGTTTGGCAAAGAAATCAAAGGAACCATGGGGAACCTCGATTGGGATAAAGATAAATATCCAAATCCTGATAAAATGATTTCCGATTTGAATGCCAAAGGGGTAAAAACGATTTTAATTACGGAACCTTTCATTCTAACTACCTCATCAAAGTGGCAAGAAACTGTTGATAAAAAAGTCTTGGTTACCGATAAAACTGGAAAACCAGCCACATGGGATTTCTATTTCGGAAACACCAGCGTTGTAGATATTTTCAAACCTGAAGGGGCAGCTTGGTTCTGGAGCGTTTATAAAAGATTAATTAATCAAGGCGTTGGCGGTCTGTGGGGTGATTTAGGAGAACCCGAAGTTTTTCCATCGAAAGTAATAACAGCAGGTGGCAAAGCTGATGAAGTACATAATATTTATGGTCACAATTGGGCCAAATTAATTGCTGACGGGTATAAAAAAGATTTTCCAACACAACGTCCTTTTATCTTAATGCGTGCAGGTTATTCGGGTTCACAACGTTTTGGGATGGTGCCTTGGAGTGGTGATGTGAGTCGAAGCTGGGGCGGTTTACAAAGTCAAATGGAAATCGCTTTACAAATGGGAATGCAAGGAATGGCCTTTATGCACTCTGACCTTGGCGGATTTGCCGGAGATTATTTTGATAACGAATTGTATTTGCGTTGGCTTCAATATGGTGTGTTCCAACCAATATTCCGACCACATGCACAAGAAGAAGTAGCTTCGGAAGTAGCCCGAAAAGACATTGTCACTATGGCTGCTGCTAAAAAACAAGTGGAATTGCGTTACCAATTGATGCCGTATAATTACACTTTGGCCTTCGATAATAATCAAAAGGGAACTCCTTTGATGCGTCCGTTATTCTTTGAAGAACCAAACAATACAGCATTAACATCAGTAGCTGGAACTTATTTCTGGGGTAATAACTTTTTAGTGAATCCAATTACTAAAGCTGGGGTAACCTCAACTGAAATGTATTTCCCAAAAAGCAATAATTGGTTTGATTTTTATACCAATGAAAAACATTTAGCTGGAACAACAGAAACAGTAAAAGTGACTGCCGATTATATTCCAACCTACGTTCGTGGAGGTAGTTTCATTCCGATGATTAAAACTATTCAAAATACTTCAGCGTATTCTTTAGACAATTTTGATTTGCATTATTATTTTGACGCCAGTGTGTCTAATTCCGCAGGAAAAGTATTCAATGACGATGGCAGTTCGCCAAACGCTTTTGAAAAAGGACAATATGAATTGCTGAATTTCACTAGCACCAATAATGGCAAGTCTTTGGTTTTAAAATTGGAAGAAACGGTTGGAAAGAATTATAATGCTACTGATAAAAATGTGGCTGTGTTAATCCACAACATCAAAGCGAAACACATTTTTGTAAACGGACAAGAACAATTTTACAAAACCTTTCATGAACCTATGCAAGTCAATGTTACTTTAACCAAAGGAACTCCATCAGAAATAAAAATTGAATACTAA
- a CDS encoding glycoside hydrolase family 13 protein encodes MKKILFFLLISISGFAQIDRVEPPFWYSGMNLSKVQVMFYGKNIAQYDVTVSNNIVIDNIQKTENPNYVFVTIDTKNAPISELTFIFKNKGKVAFTQKYELKQRRSNSKFRKSYDSSDMIYLIMSDRFANGNPKNDSDSSVTEKADRANPNGRHGGDIEGIIKNLDYIKELGATAVWPTPLCEDNDERGSYHTYGQSDLYKIDPRFGTNEDYLRLSAELHSRGMKNIMDYVTNHWGYKHWMMNDLPTYDWFHQFPGYKQTNYRMNSQFDTNASESDAKLYANGWFVKSMPDLNQSNPLVLNYLIQNAIWWIEYADLDGFRVDTYPYGDKIGVAQWTKAITDEYPNFNIVGEVWYHNPAHIAYWQKDSKIGEIESFNSNLPSVMDFPLQETINGGVFNENQNAWDKGMINIYTGFTSDFLYPNCNNLLVFVENHDTDRFNEVYKNDFDKYKMAMTLIATVRGIPQLYYGSEIGMSGSKKVGDGDIRRDFPGGWNGDATNAFTKGGRTEEQQKFYDFTAKLFNWRKSNPVIHNGKTTHYAPENNVYVYFRYNETESVMVIINNSNEKQTFKTNRFAENIQNHLGGKDIFTGKMIDFKNDIPIEGKSVLLLELK; translated from the coding sequence ATGAAAAAAATACTTTTCTTCTTATTGATTTCTATTTCTGGGTTTGCTCAAATTGACAGAGTGGAGCCTCCTTTTTGGTATTCTGGAATGAATTTATCCAAAGTGCAAGTGATGTTCTATGGTAAGAACATAGCACAATATGATGTTACTGTTTCCAATAACATTGTAATTGATAACATCCAAAAAACAGAAAATCCTAACTATGTTTTTGTGACTATTGACACTAAAAACGCACCTATTTCTGAACTAACTTTTATTTTTAAAAACAAAGGCAAAGTAGCGTTTACTCAAAAATATGAGTTAAAACAAAGACGTTCGAACTCCAAATTCCGAAAAAGCTACGACAGTTCCGATATGATTTATTTAATTATGTCTGACCGATTCGCCAATGGAAATCCGAAAAACGATAGCGATAGTTCAGTTACTGAAAAAGCAGACAGAGCCAATCCAAATGGAAGACATGGAGGCGATATTGAAGGGATTATCAAAAATTTAGATTATATCAAAGAACTCGGAGCAACAGCCGTTTGGCCAACGCCATTGTGTGAAGACAACGACGAAAGAGGTTCCTATCATACTTACGGACAATCTGATTTGTATAAAATAGACCCACGCTTCGGGACGAATGAAGATTATTTACGATTGAGTGCTGAATTGCACAGCCGTGGCATGAAAAACATTATGGATTATGTTACGAATCATTGGGGATACAAACATTGGATGATGAACGATTTACCAACCTATGATTGGTTTCATCAATTTCCAGGCTATAAGCAAACTAACTATAGAATGAACTCGCAATTTGATACTAATGCTTCAGAAAGTGATGCCAAATTATATGCTAATGGCTGGTTTGTAAAATCGATGCCCGATTTAAATCAGTCTAATCCATTAGTGTTAAATTATTTAATACAAAATGCTATTTGGTGGATTGAATATGCCGATTTAGATGGTTTTAGAGTAGACACCTATCCGTATGGAGATAAAATAGGAGTCGCTCAATGGACCAAAGCCATTACTGATGAATATCCTAATTTCAATATCGTTGGTGAAGTTTGGTATCACAATCCTGCTCATATTGCTTATTGGCAAAAAGACAGTAAAATAGGCGAAATTGAAAGCTTTAATTCCAATTTGCCTAGTGTTATGGATTTTCCTTTACAGGAAACAATTAATGGAGGTGTCTTTAATGAAAATCAAAATGCTTGGGATAAAGGAATGATTAACATTTATACTGGTTTTACTAGTGATTTTTTGTATCCAAATTGCAATAATTTGCTAGTGTTTGTTGAAAATCATGATACTGATAGATTTAACGAAGTTTATAAAAACGATTTTGATAAGTATAAAATGGCCATGACTTTAATTGCTACGGTTCGAGGGATACCTCAACTCTATTATGGTTCTGAAATTGGGATGTCTGGAAGTAAAAAAGTTGGTGATGGTGATATTAGAAGAGATTTTCCAGGAGGTTGGAATGGTGACGCTACAAATGCCTTCACCAAAGGGGGAAGAACAGAAGAGCAACAAAAATTCTATGATTTCACTGCCAAATTATTTAATTGGAGAAAATCAAACCCAGTAATTCATAATGGAAAAACGACACACTACGCCCCTGAAAACAATGTATACGTATATTTCCGTTACAATGAAACCGAAAGCGTAATGGTGATAATCAATAACAGTAATGAAAAGCAAACGTTCAAAACCAATCGATTTGCTGAAAATATTCAAAATCATTTAGGAGGAAAAGACATTTTCACCGGGAAAATGATAGATTTTAAAAATGACATTCCCATCGAAGGAAAATCAGTTTTGCTTTTGGAATTAAAATAA
- a CDS encoding glycoside hydrolase family 65 protein, translating into MNQDYIKPDNWSIIEEGFDLDQVKSSESLFSIGNGAMGQRANFEEYYSGKTFQGSYIAGIYYPDKTKVGWWKNGYPEYFAKVLNAPNWIGINIEINDENLDLASCKEVKNFRRELNMKEGIYNRSFEATLQNGTQIAVSVRRFLSLDLDEVGVIHYEITPLNHDSKIVFKPYVDAGVHNEDANWEEKFWEPLNVKNIGNEAFVTARTFKTHFTATTFMQNSILLNGVNQKVYPSNVASSNEKIEFTYEVTALKGQTASIQKLGGYTVSMNHDNTEAAAQNVIAKALALGYDQLLNDQIAAWAKIWEMSDITIEGDVKAQQGIRFNIFQLNQTYLGKDSRLNIGPKGFTGEKYGGSTYWDTEAYCIPFYMATKDQQVARNLLAYRYNQLDKAIENAGKLGFTNGAALYPMVTMNGEECHNEWEITFEEIHRNGAIAFAIFNYYRFTGDYSYIPEKGLEVLIGIARFWHQRATFSTHKNQYVILGVTGPNEYENNVNNNFYTNYLAKWCIDYAVEQIHKVEKEYSSDFSRIMSKVNLDASEILHWKKVADHMYFPYSEEHDVYLQQDGFLDKELVKVHDLDKSLRPINQKWSWDRILRSPYIKQADTLQGFYFFEDHFSKEQLQKHFDFYEPFTVHESSLSPCVHSIQAATLGRMEQAYTFYLRTSRLDLDDYNKEVEEGLHITSMAGTWMSIVEGFGGMRVKNDALHFEPRIPKDWNGYSFKINFRNQILKVAVHQNDTEFVLEGENPITVYVNGTAISVEPNSLVTV; encoded by the coding sequence ATGAATCAAGACTATATCAAACCAGACAACTGGTCAATCATAGAAGAAGGTTTTGACTTAGACCAAGTGAAATCTTCTGAAAGCTTATTCAGCATTGGAAATGGGGCCATGGGGCAACGTGCCAATTTTGAAGAATATTATTCTGGAAAAACATTTCAAGGAAGTTATATAGCCGGAATCTATTATCCAGATAAAACCAAAGTGGGCTGGTGGAAAAATGGTTATCCAGAATATTTTGCTAAAGTGTTAAACGCACCCAACTGGATTGGAATCAACATAGAAATCAATGACGAAAACTTAGATTTAGCTTCGTGCAAAGAAGTAAAAAACTTCCGTCGTGAGTTGAATATGAAAGAAGGGATTTATAATCGTTCTTTTGAAGCCACTTTACAAAACGGTACTCAAATAGCAGTAAGCGTTCGCCGATTCCTTTCTTTAGATTTAGATGAAGTAGGTGTGATTCATTACGAAATAACCCCTTTAAACCATGACTCCAAAATAGTTTTCAAACCTTATGTTGATGCAGGCGTTCATAATGAAGATGCGAACTGGGAAGAAAAATTCTGGGAACCTTTAAACGTTAAAAACATAGGCAACGAAGCTTTTGTTACAGCACGAACTTTTAAAACCCATTTTACGGCTACTACTTTTATGCAAAATAGTATCTTATTAAATGGCGTAAATCAAAAAGTTTATCCTTCAAATGTAGCCTCTTCTAATGAGAAAATAGAATTTACTTATGAAGTTACCGCATTAAAAGGACAAACGGCATCTATTCAAAAATTAGGAGGATACACTGTATCCATGAATCACGATAATACAGAAGCTGCCGCTCAAAACGTTATTGCAAAAGCACTAGCATTGGGCTACGACCAATTATTGAATGATCAAATCGCAGCCTGGGCCAAAATCTGGGAAATGAGCGATATCACTATAGAGGGCGATGTAAAAGCACAGCAAGGTATTCGTTTTAATATTTTTCAGTTAAACCAAACCTATTTAGGAAAAGATTCTCGTTTGAATATTGGTCCAAAAGGATTTACGGGCGAAAAATATGGCGGTTCTACATATTGGGATACTGAAGCGTATTGTATTCCATTTTACATGGCAACCAAAGATCAGCAAGTAGCTAGAAATCTTTTGGCTTATCGTTACAATCAATTGGACAAAGCCATTGAGAACGCTGGCAAATTAGGGTTCACTAATGGAGCTGCTTTATACCCAATGGTGACCATGAATGGGGAAGAATGTCACAACGAATGGGAAATCACTTTTGAAGAAATTCATAGAAATGGCGCAATAGCTTTTGCTATTTTTAACTACTACCGATTCACTGGCGATTACTCTTATATTCCAGAAAAAGGATTAGAAGTTTTAATCGGAATTGCTCGTTTTTGGCATCAAAGAGCTACCTTCTCTACACACAAAAATCAATATGTGATTTTAGGTGTTACAGGTCCAAACGAATACGAAAACAACGTAAACAACAACTTCTATACTAATTATTTGGCCAAATGGTGTATCGATTATGCCGTTGAACAAATCCATAAAGTAGAAAAAGAATACAGCTCTGATTTTTCTCGTATTATGAGCAAAGTCAATTTAGATGCTTCAGAAATTCTTCATTGGAAAAAAGTGGCTGATCACATGTACTTCCCTTATTCAGAAGAGCATGATGTGTATTTACAACAAGATGGTTTCTTAGACAAAGAATTAGTAAAAGTGCACGATTTAGATAAATCACTACGACCCATCAATCAAAAATGGTCATGGGATAGAATCTTGCGCTCACCTTACATCAAACAGGCTGATACTTTACAAGGATTCTATTTCTTTGAAGATCATTTCAGCAAAGAACAATTACAGAAACATTTCGATTTTTACGAACCGTTTACCGTACACGAAAGTTCATTATCTCCATGTGTTCACTCGATACAAGCTGCCACTTTAGGTAGAATGGAACAAGCCTACACTTTCTATTTAAGAACATCGCGTTTGGATTTAGATGATTACAACAAAGAAGTAGAAGAAGGTTTACACATCACCTCTATGGCTGGAACCTGGATGAGTATTGTGGAAGGCTTTGGCGGCATGAGAGTCAAAAATGATGCTTTGCATTTCGAACCAAGAATTCCAAAAGACTGGAATGGCTATTCCTTCAAAATCAATTTCAGAAACCAAATCCTAAAAGTGGCTGTTCATCAAAACGACACTGAGTTTGTGCTTGAAGGTGAAAATCCAATTACCGTTTATGTAAATGGCACCGCAATTTCTGTTGAGCCAAATAGTTTGGTAACTGTTTAA
- the pgmB gene encoding beta-phosphoglucomutase, which yields MTKKAFIFDLDGVIVDTAKYHFLAWQKIASDLGIEFTPEHNEELKGVSRVRSLDIILKLGNIEASEENKNKWLKQKNEDYLSYIEHMDESEILPGVLNILEFIREKKQLIALGSASKNARPILEKVKILHLFDAIVDGNDVTNAKPDPEVFVRAAKLLNVSNENSMVFEDSVAGIQAANIAHMTSIGIGDEKILHEAKYNFKDFTFMDTSFIEAFIN from the coding sequence ATGACAAAAAAAGCATTCATCTTCGATTTGGACGGGGTTATTGTTGACACGGCTAAATATCATTTTTTAGCTTGGCAAAAAATAGCAAGTGATTTAGGAATCGAATTTACACCTGAACACAACGAAGAATTAAAAGGAGTTAGCCGTGTTCGTTCTTTGGATATTATTTTGAAACTTGGCAATATTGAAGCTTCAGAAGAAAACAAAAACAAATGGCTAAAGCAAAAAAATGAAGATTACCTCTCTTATATTGAGCATATGGATGAATCAGAAATTCTTCCTGGCGTGCTCAATATTTTAGAATTTATTAGAGAAAAAAAACAATTAATTGCCTTAGGCTCGGCCAGTAAAAATGCCCGCCCTATTTTAGAAAAAGTAAAAATTTTGCATTTGTTTGATGCCATTGTAGATGGAAATGATGTTACGAATGCAAAACCAGATCCAGAAGTTTTTGTTAGAGCTGCAAAATTATTGAATGTGTCTAATGAGAATTCCATGGTGTTTGAAGATTCTGTTGCCGGAATACAAGCGGCTAATATTGCGCATATGACTAGCATCGGAATTGGTGACGAGAAAATTTTACACGAAGCAAAGTACAATTTTAAAGATTTTACTTTTATGGACACTTCCTTCATTGAAGCTTTCATAAACTAA
- a CDS encoding MFS transporter, translating into MEKRKLGFWEIWNMSFGFLGIQMGFALQNANASRILQTFGADVDELSWFWIIAPLMGLIVQPIIGHYSDNTWGRFGRRKPFFLTGALLASVGLILMPQADIFIAFMPALWVGAGMLMVMDASFNIAMEPFRALVGDNLRSDQRTLGFSIQTALIGFGAVIGSWLPYVLTNWFHVDNSSENGKIPHHLIVSFVIGALVLVASIMVTLFSTKEYSPEELARFEDEQAHQKAIEKEGLDKKSSLMDIFEDFRKMPTTMRQLSWVQFFSWFALFGMWVFTTPAIAQHIYGLSVEDHTSPAFQEAGDWVGVIFGVYNLVSALVALFFLPILAKKFGRKKTHSISLIAGGLGLLSMYFMPNKEMLIISMIGVGVAWASILSMPYAILAGAISPKKMGVYMGIFNFFIVIPQIINALIGGPLVKYLYNDHAIYALMTSGVSFLIAAALVVKVKDVDDVIQK; encoded by the coding sequence ATGGAAAAGCGTAAATTAGGTTTCTGGGAGATTTGGAACATGAGTTTCGGTTTCTTAGGAATCCAGATGGGTTTTGCCCTTCAAAATGCTAATGCTAGCCGAATTCTTCAAACTTTTGGTGCTGATGTAGATGAATTATCTTGGTTTTGGATAATTGCCCCTCTTATGGGACTAATTGTTCAACCCATCATAGGTCATTACAGCGACAATACTTGGGGAAGATTTGGAAGAAGAAAACCTTTCTTTTTAACTGGTGCCTTATTGGCTTCTGTAGGGTTGATTTTAATGCCACAAGCTGATATTTTCATTGCATTCATGCCTGCTCTTTGGGTAGGTGCTGGAATGTTAATGGTGATGGACGCTTCCTTTAACATCGCTATGGAACCATTCAGAGCTTTAGTTGGAGATAATTTACGTTCTGACCAAAGAACTTTAGGATTTAGTATTCAAACAGCACTTATTGGATTTGGAGCTGTAATTGGTTCATGGTTACCTTATGTCTTAACCAATTGGTTCCACGTTGACAACAGTTCTGAAAATGGTAAAATTCCGCATCATTTGATAGTTTCTTTTGTTATTGGAGCACTGGTTTTAGTTGCCTCTATTATGGTTACTTTGTTTTCAACTAAAGAATATTCTCCTGAAGAATTAGCCAGGTTTGAAGACGAGCAAGCCCACCAAAAAGCAATTGAAAAAGAAGGTCTTGACAAAAAATCAAGCTTAATGGACATCTTTGAAGATTTCCGTAAAATGCCAACCACTATGAGGCAATTAAGTTGGGTGCAATTCTTTTCTTGGTTCGCCCTTTTTGGTATGTGGGTTTTTACAACTCCAGCCATAGCTCAACACATTTATGGATTATCGGTAGAAGATCACACAAGTCCCGCTTTTCAAGAAGCAGGTGACTGGGTTGGGGTTATCTTCGGGGTATACAACTTAGTATCTGCCTTAGTAGCTTTATTCTTCTTACCTATCCTTGCTAAGAAATTCGGAAGAAAGAAAACCCATTCTATTTCGCTAATTGCAGGTGGTTTAGGGTTGCTTTCTATGTATTTTATGCCTAATAAAGAAATGCTTATTATTTCCATGATTGGAGTTGGTGTAGCTTGGGCTAGTATTTTATCTATGCCATACGCTATCCTAGCTGGAGCGATTTCTCCAAAGAAAATGGGAGTTTACATGGGAATTTTCAATTTCTTTATCGTAATCCCACAAATTATCAATGCCTTAATTGGTGGTCCTTTGGTGAAATACCTTTATAATGACCATGCCATTTATGCCTTAATGACAAGTGGCGTTAGTTTTCTTATTGCCGCAGCTCTAGTGGTGAAAGTAAAAGATGTTGATGACGTAATACAAAAATAA
- a CDS encoding LacI family DNA-binding transcriptional regulator, with translation MRRKITLKQIARELDVSISTVSKSLRNSLEISEDTRQKVQAFAKLYNYKPNNIALSLKNKKTKTICIIIPEIIHHFFATVISGVENVANENGYNVLVCLSDESFDKEVINMEMLANGSIDGFIMSLSKETQQKKDFHHILEVINQGMPVVMFDRVTNDILCDKVIIDDSLAAFNATQFLIDKGFKKIALITTIDYVSVGKLRTEGYIKALKNNDIKVDENLIVKIEDTENFEDSIANLLQDETIEAIFAVNELFAVTAIKEANKIGKKVPEDISIIGFTDGIISKYSSPSITTVSQNGIKMGGKAAKMLIERLESEEEEQQDEQYSTEVIETELVERESTI, from the coding sequence ATGAGAAGAAAGATTACTTTAAAACAAATTGCCAGAGAACTAGACGTATCCATATCTACCGTTTCAAAATCATTAAGAAACAGCTTAGAAATTAGTGAAGACACTCGTCAAAAAGTGCAGGCATTTGCCAAATTATACAACTACAAACCGAACAATATTGCCTTAAGTTTAAAAAACAAGAAAACTAAGACAATTTGTATTATTATTCCTGAAATTATTCATCATTTTTTTGCCACGGTTATTAGTGGCGTCGAAAATGTGGCCAATGAAAATGGCTATAATGTTTTAGTTTGTCTTTCCGATGAATCCTTTGACAAAGAAGTCATCAATATGGAAATGTTAGCCAATGGAAGTATAGATGGCTTTATCATGTCTCTTTCCAAGGAAACCCAACAAAAAAAAGATTTTCACCATATTTTAGAAGTCATCAATCAAGGGATGCCCGTAGTAATGTTTGACAGGGTAACCAATGATATTTTGTGTGACAAAGTAATCATTGACGATAGTTTAGCTGCTTTTAACGCCACGCAATTTCTTATTGACAAAGGCTTCAAAAAAATAGCGCTAATCACTACAATTGACTATGTCAGCGTTGGAAAGCTCAGAACAGAAGGCTACATTAAAGCCTTAAAAAACAACGACATCAAAGTGGATGAAAACCTTATTGTAAAAATAGAAGATACCGAGAATTTTGAAGATAGCATTGCCAATCTTCTTCAAGACGAAACTATAGAAGCCATTTTTGCAGTCAATGAATTATTCGCTGTAACCGCCATTAAAGAAGCTAACAAAATAGGGAAAAAAGTTCCAGAAGACATTTCTATTATCGGGTTTACCGATGGTATTATCTCAAAATACTCTTCGCCAAGCATCACTACAGTTAGTCAAAATGGTATAAAAATGGGTGGAAAAGCTGCCAAAATGCTTATCGAAAGACTAGAATCAGAAGAGGAAGAACAACAGGACGAACAATACAGTACTGAAGTTATCGAAACCGAACTAGTCGAGAGAGAATCCACTATTTAA